One genomic region from Drosophila busckii strain San Diego stock center, stock number 13000-0081.31 chromosome 3R, ASM1175060v1, whole genome shotgun sequence encodes:
- the LOC108604789 gene encoding mitochondrial intermembrane space import and assembly protein 40-B, with protein MAFSFSKSFGKDKVMFVTKEDHATPSTIELPPPEPPQGLITRDGNINWSCPCLGGMATGPCGVDFREAFSCFHYSEADPKGSDCYEAFRTMQDCFQQYPTVYNKSSGDDDDDALGDVMNADSGASGVKDVDELTGAAGAAAAAAAPTNASLSSETNAVVSKAE; from the coding sequence ATGGCATTTTCatttagcaaaagttttggcaaGGATAAGGTCATGTTTGTCACCAAAGAGGATCATGCTACGCCCAGCACAATTGAGCTGCCGCCCCCAGAACCACCACAGGGTCTTATAACACGTGACGGAAATATAAACTGGAGCTGTCCCTGCTTGGGTGGCATGGCCACGGGACCATGCGGTGTTGATTTCCGTGAGGCATTCTCATGCTTCCACTACAGCGAGGCAGATCCCAAGGGCTCTGATTGCTATGAAGCATTCCGTACAATGCAGGATTGCTTCCAGCAGTATCCCACAGTTTATAATAAATCGAGTGGAgacgatgatgacgatgcTTTGGGTGATGTTATGAATGCGGACAGCGGCGCGAGTGGTGTCAAGGATGTCGATGAGCTGACaggcgctgctggcgccgcggcggcagctgctgctcccacAAATGCAAGCTTATCCTCCGAAACTAATGCAGTGGTATCAAAAGCAGAATAA
- the LOC108604790 gene encoding uncharacterized protein LOC108604790, whose translation MNAYCYFDVQLKIRHCDTIELTPTYFRGCVLNSLEGFFGEIGGKTTLEIVRFSVEQRRVVFRVPEEFAQRTRTAISLIGHYQEVPCHFQVLQTSKTPLDFDKELDDTPESAQL comes from the exons ATGAACGCTTATTGCTACTTTGATGTGCAACT GAAAATTCGTCATTGTGATACAATTGAGCTGACCCCAACTTATTTTCGTGGCTGCGTTTTAAACTCTTTGGAGGGTTTCTTTGGCGAAATCGGTGGCAAAACCACTTTGGAGATCGTCCGATTTAGCGTGGAGCAGCGACGCGTTGTCTTTCGTGTACCCGAGGAGTTTGCCCAACGCACACGTACTGCCATATCTCTTATTGGTCACTACCAGGAGGTGCCGTGCCATTTCCAAGTGCTGCAAACATCTAAAACTCCGTTAGATTTTGACAAAGAGCTAGACGACACACCCGAATCTGCTCAGCTTTAA